The sequence below is a genomic window from Phoenix dactylifera cultivar Barhee BC4 chromosome 8, palm_55x_up_171113_PBpolish2nd_filt_p, whole genome shotgun sequence.
TAGAACAATGGTGTCGCGATTGGCCCCGGCGCCACCGCATTCGCCGTGATCCCAGTTCCCCTCAGCTCCTTCGCTAGGATTTTCGTCATCACCTCTATCGCACCCTTGGTCGATGAGTATGTACTATACCCAGGCCTCAACGAGCCCACCGTCGATGACGACATTGTTATAATTCTACCTCCGCCACCTCGAACAAGCCGGTTTGCTGCCTCTCGGCAGCAAAGGAACGTCCCCTTGGCGTTGACGTTGTACACCCACTCCCATTGCTCTAATGTCGTCTCGGCAAGTGGTGGGTACTTGGGGTCTTGGACACCAGCAGCCGCCACAAGGATATGGATTTTTGGGCCAAAAGTGGACTGGGCCTTGTCAAAGAGGTATTTCACCTGCTCCTCTTTCGATATATCCGCTTCGACTGCAATGGCCTGTGGGCCGGAATCGGCAGTGGTGGAGTTGTTGAGGGAGGAAGCAAGGCTATCGGCCGGCACAGGGTCACCGACATAGCCGATGACTACCTTGGCACCAAGGGAGGTTAGGTGGGTGGTGATCGCACTTCCGATGCCGCCGGAACCTCCTGTTATGATGGCCACCCGGTCCTTAAGTGGTAGCGAGCCTGTAGTACCATATAGGCCAACTGCTCCATTGACCTGGCTAGAAGGATATCCATCTCCACCTTGTTCATTGGCTGAGTCCGATGAGGGCGGCGAGCCGGC
It includes:
- the LOC103711285 gene encoding NADPH-dependent aldehyde reductase-like protein, chloroplastic — encoded protein: MASPSNSANSPSNNAGSPPSSDSANEQGGDGYPSSQVNGAVGLYGTTGSLPLKDRVAIITGGSGGIGSAITTHLTSLGAKVVIGYVGDPVPADSLASSLNNSTTADSGPQAIAVEADISKEEQVKYLFDKAQSTFGPKIHILVAAAGVQDPKYPPLAETTLEQWEWVYNVNAKGTFLCCREAANRLVRGGGGRIITMSSSTVGSLRPGYSTYSSTKGAIEVMTKILAKELRGTGITANAVAPGPIATPLFYAGKSEERIRAVAAESPMGRLGRPEDVAPMVGFLASDAGEWVNGQIIRLNGGYV